CCGCAGAAGGGGGGCATTGACGGTCCCCTCGGCTGCCATCTCCTCGAAGGCTCGGGCGACGGAGAAGGTGGGCGGCAGGACGATGCCCGAGGCGGAGGcgtgctgcctgcagccctctTCCATCTCCgaaaagagctggaaaacacCCGCGCAGTCGTTCAATTGACCCccccaagaaagaaaaggcagcccACCCTGGAGCCTGCTCCCCTCGGCTCCTTCCCGAGCCCCATCCGAGGCACCGGCGATGCTCCACGACTGGTACCCGTGGGCTCACCTGGGACAGGGTGATCTGTCCCCTCATGGCTTTGGCATAAGGACTGTCGGATCCGCCGGCAAACATGACGTTTTGGAAGAAATTCCTGCGAGGCAAAGGAGGAGAggtcagctggggggggggacatgacaTAACAGCCCGATACcggaggggtgctggggtgcacTACTGGGAGAAGGATGCTCTGTGCCTCCAGCCTCCATCATCACCCAGGACCAGAGCATCACTTCATTACACGACCAGGAGATCGCTAGCCATTtatttctgctggcagctcaATTACTTCGCCCTGCAGATAGACGAGCAGGGAGCTTtgccaggaataaaaaaataatgcaaagagCAAGGTATTTTGTAAGTTGTAGCTCAGGGAAAATAATTTGCCCCTATCACAAGATCACAAAAGGCTTTCTCGGGCGGCAATAAAACAAGATTACAGCGACTGGCTTTAGGACAAAGCTGTCCTCCGAGTCAATAAAAATGCAgctcagttaaaaataaagcagctttaCCTGTTCCAGCAGGATTgctgtcattattttttttttaatataaagcgaagcaaaaatatgtttgatGGCCTGATAATCTGGGAATTTATTGCTCCATCTGCTCCACATCCTCCAGCatttagtttggggttttttttgaactccctgcttttttttaacacccACACGCTGCTGGGAGATCCCAGCGTTTTCGGGGATGCAAACAGACAGAACCTGCTTGGCTCCTGTTTGAGAGCTTTTGGGATTACTAATTCCCAGGTACCCCGTGTTAAATGGGCCAAAGGGTTCGCTAGGACTTGCGAGGCTCTTTGGGACCTGCTTTGGGTCTCATCGGCTCCAGCTCATGCACTGAGTTGTGTCGGGTCTCAGCGCTGGGGCAAGGATGGGCTTGATTAATTATCCTGCTTATTTAATAATTAGTTGCTCTTCTTACTGCTGCTGCCAGCGTCCCCTATGGCAATCCTGCCTCTTTGGGGGTTACTTTTAACCACTGACCCGCCCCCCACATCCAGGAGAGGCCACCCTGCCTTCTCCCCCCAGCCTGCACCCCACATCCAGGACAGGaccctccccagcctgcaccCCACGCCCAGGCCTGCGGGTCCCCAGCCCGTGccccacacacacagagggacCCCAGCTCGCCCCCCACGTCCCGGACcgggtgcccccagccccgtccTCCTGCTACGGGGGCCCCAGCCGCGCAAACCACGCGCGGGCGGCGGCCGCACACACAGTATTGTCGCCTCGTCTCTACGTGTCTCCGGCCAAGCGGCGATGTGCCGAAGCGCGGGCGGACGAgtgccgccgggccgggccgggccgggccgggccgtacCTGGGCAGAGCGCAGTCCCGCTCGCAGGAGCCCAGGAACTGCTGCAGGCCGGGCCGAAAGAGCACGCCGCCAAGGTCGAACAACACGGCCCGCCGCGCCATGGCCGCCCCACCGCCGCCGGTACCCGGACTCGAACCCGCGACCCCAGAGACCCCAACGCCGCCAGCGCTGCGGCCCTTCCGTCGCGCTacaggccccgcccccgcggcctCGCCCCGCCCCCTGTCCGGGCGCCGCGCTGGGTCCTAGCGCCGCCGTCTAGCGCCCGTCACGGAGGGTGTCCCTCCGGGGACTCTGCAGCTGCTCGCCCAGGTTTTGCCCAAAATCGCGTTTTCTCCCATTAACGGGGAGCCCGGGCTTCTCCTCAGCTCCACAGGGTGCAGCAGCACCCGCTCACCCGACCTGCCTGCCCCCAACTCCGGGGGGCATAATGGTGCTGGAAGCgggaaggggcagggggtgCGCAGGCAGGACTGGCCACGTGCTGCAGgcgtgcacacgcgtgtgcacacACGTGTACACACGCACACGTTCACATGCACACGCCTGCATACATGCAGGAACACGTGCACATCTACATGCACATACATGCCCGCCCACACGCACATGTGCACACttacatgcatgcacacatatatgtacgcgtgcacacacaaaaatgcgTGCGCACAAGCAtgcacataaacacacacatgcaggcgtgtgtgcacacatgcatacacacgCGTGCACAGgtgcacatacatgcacacacacgtgtgcaTATGCAAAACACATGTGTGCGTGCTGAACATGCGTGCACACCACCAGGCACGTTGCTGAGGATATGTGTGCACCGTTAAGCATGTGTGTGCGTCTCCAAGCACGTGTGTGCACGCTGAGGCTGTACGAGCACTGCCaggcatgtgtgtgcacactcAGCACGCGTGTGCACTGCCAAGCACGCGTGTGCGCTGCTGAGCACGAGTGTGCACCACCAGGCAACTGCGTGGGCGCCGAGCACGTACGTGCGTGCTCAGCACACGCCTGCATGCCAAGCACATACGTGCACACGCGTGTATGCCGCCTGGCCATTTCAGCAACCATGAACCCCCCCAGAGAGGCAGCCTTGGGGGGGGATGCGTGACCCCTTGCACACCCCGAACCAGCCCTGGTGTGCTCAGTGCCAGACACGCCGTGGCCGTGGCcgtgcgtgtgcgtgtgcgtgtgcgtgtgcgtgtgcgtggGCCGGCCCCGCCTCGGGGAGCCGCCGGCAGTGCCGTGGCGGGACGGCCGCGTCGCCGAGCggtgagcggggcgggggggaccgGGAGGGATCGGCAGCGGTTTCACGGGCAATCCCAaccccctgcctcagtttccccacctgcaAAACTAAAGGTGGGATGCTGGCTCGGCCATAGCTCGGGAGctgggggggcgcggggggggatATAACTGCACCCCTGCCcagtgcagcagagctggggggctgCTCTTGCTGGGGTGGCTattggggagggggcagagtTATTTTAGGGGGGCTCAAGCCCAGACGAGCCACGCATTTATGGGCAGCATCCCGCTCCTGGGGCTCGGTGTCCCCCATTCCTCGTCCCCAACCTCCCGCTGTCCCTGGGACCCCTGACGCGACCCCCCCAGCATCCTGCCAGGGTGGTCCAGCGGCGGGTGGGTGGATGAAACCCCCTTCCCTGATTTCTGACATGGCTCAGATCGCCGGCGGACGAAggcttttcctcctcccatcaCGGCGGGGGCAGCTCCGGCACAGCTCCTCCGCTCACCCCAAAACGGGGGCCGGCAGCGGGACTGCAGCCCCCCGGCGTCCCAGCCGCCGTGACGCCAACCCCGGCTTCTCCCTGCTAAAAAGGTGGGAGcatttttgaggggaaaaaagaagggggaaaagaagaactTTGCTGGCCTGTTGCTATTCCGGCGAGAAGAGCCGGGAGGAACAACCCAGCCTTGGTGCCAGCGAAATGCCAGCATGGCTACGCCTCTGAGACCCAGCCAACTCGTGGCAGGGCTGGGCCGCGGTGCCGCTGCGGTCTccgctggggggggtcccccagctgccgccccccccccccccccttcttttgGGGTCCTTTGCTCCAAAGCGAAACCCACCCACCCCTGCCAGGTGCTGGCCTGAGACCCGAGAAGCTCGTTGCACCCCAGGATGCCGGCAGGGAGCTGGGATGCCGACGGGAGCCCCCTTCCCTCTGCGGAGGGGCTCGGGGACGGCTGGGAGGATGCGGGGTGCCGGTGGGGACCCCCCTGAGCCCCCACGCCGTGCCGACAGCCTCTGGCAcccgctcccccggccccggcgccaAGACTTTCCGGTGGCGGTTTTGAAAGAGCCATAttgtctgccccccccccccggcggccTCCTGCTTTTCCATGGCTCCAgaggggggttttgggggggacgAGTAGGATCAGCCTCACCCCAGCCCTTCCAGCCCTCATCTTAACccctccgtgcctcagtttccccatcaaTATGCTCAATGTGCTGCGCTGGGCGGGGGGGAGTGTGCAGAAAGGCTCCCCCTccttcccggggggggggtcctccATGGTGCAGGGATAGTAGGGTACGgcacccccaaatcccaaagCCTGGCAGCCAGATACGCATATGCATGGAAAAATAAGGGTGCTTGGGGGATTTTGCTGGTGTGAACTGGGGGGACACATACCCAAAAAGGGTCTCAGAGGGTGTCTCAGCTGCAGCctcgacccccccccccccatttctctTTGCTCCTGAAGGACACCATGGTCCCGGGGGGGCCTGGCTGGTGCCTGCTGGTGGGGCTCTGCGCCCTCGtcccccccgccaccacccAGGGGGGACCAGAAGAGGACGTGACAGCCAGCGTCAGGACGGAGGAGTTGGGGTACCACCTCGCCCAGGATGGGGACCCCCTCCGGGACCCCCAGCGCTGCGGCATCACCTTCCACGCCCCCAGCCCTTGCAGCCCCCGTGGGCCACCCTCCTCTGCTTCCCGCGAGGAGCTGGATCACCTCAAGAACCTCTTGCAGGACACCAAGGCCAGCCTGAAGGACGTGGAGACGGCGGCCGCGCTGGAGGACAACCAGACCCGCTACCAGGACATCATCGCCGAGGCGCTGCCCGCCATCCACGGGGCCAACCTGGAATTTCAGGAGAGCCTGGATAACGTCCGCCGGGAGCTGGAGGCTCACGTGGCCGAGGCCGATCACCCACGGACGGCCGAGAAGAAGGAGAAGTAAGTGCCACGGGAGGGGGACGGACCGTGGGAGATGCTCCGTGGAGCTGATGCCCTGAAATCCGTGGGTGGGAGCCAGCCCCAGGCTGTAGACacctgggggggtctgggtgtCCCCAAGGGTCCCACAGCCTTCGTGGTGGCTCTCAGGTGACACGCGGGGTTTGGATGCTCAGCGAACCGCTGCCGTTAACATCCACGCGTGTGTCCCTGCCCCAAACCCACCGTAGCGGGACCAGTGAGGGGTCCtccgagggtgggggggggtgcgATACCAGGAAGGGGGGGTCGTCACTCCTAAACCAGCGACCCAGCACAGCTGAGCCACGACGGGATGATGGAGCGGCGTTCGCCAGGATGGAGGAGTCGGGGGTACCCCCTCTCCCAGCTTGGGGACCCCCTCCAGGACCCCCGGTGCTGCAGCATCACCTTCCACACGCTGCGAGGAGCCCGGTAAGGACACGGGGGACGCTGAGCCCATCTCCCCGCCCCGCCAGGCTGCGGAAAGGTGTTCGCGTGGTGGCCCACATGCTACGGCTCACCGGCCGCCTGGCCCAGACCCTCGATGCCACCTCCCGCCGCCTCCACGCCGAGCTGAGCCGGCGCCTGCAGAGCTCGGCCGCCCACGCCGCCGCCAACGCCGAGCCCTAGGACGGCGGGGACGGGCTCCGCCGTCACCCCACGCATGGCCTCGCTTGCTGGTAGGACCCCAACCCGGCTCAGCACCACGGTTTTTGGGGGGTCCTGGCTCCTCTCCCCGACCCCGGGGAGCTGTGACTTTGCACGGGGGGGTTGCGGAGTTGGTCTGGGCGCCGGAGCCGGCGGTGCCGGCAGGGGACGGGAGGTTGTCGCCTGCTACGCGATGCCATCGTGCACGCGATGCCATCACACATGCGATGGCCGTAACCCCGGTCCCAAGTGTTCGATGCGTTTATCCCCCAGGAACTCTGCCGTCATATAGCAGAGCCTGGTGCCACTGCGTGTGCCCAGCCTCGTGTCCTGGGGGAAAAACCCCTCTGCGGGGAgtctccttcccatccccagcAGACCTCTGCACCCCTTTCGTCCTCCCTGGAGGAACTTTATCCACACAGGCTCCCTTTTTTCACAGCTAGCCAGCCCCGTGTGCCAACAGCTAAGCCATCACACCCGAAGCCTTGCCTGAACCGGGCTCCGGCAGCTCCCCAGAGGGTCTTAAAAGTTAACCCCAGCTCTTTTGGGGTTTGGATGCATCTCGCCGGTGGTCCAGCAGCATCACCACATGCCTGGCACGGGCAGAGCCGCTGCCGGCTCCGGTTAAGCCTTTGCCCTTGGGAACAGCTCGTCCAGGCTTGGAAGAGCCTTTTTGCCCCTGGGGGGGTAAGGGGGGAGGCTGGGtctggagctgcaggcagggtggaggggatggggctgccctgcctgcacagagcagggcaggcagcgggcGAACGGCTGGAGACGAAACCGCCTGGCAATAAATCGAAGCTGGCAACTCGAGTGCTCCCAACCCGCTGAGGTTTGGGCAGCGGGAAAAGAGCCGGAGGCAGAAAATCCCTCCCGTGTTTGTAAGCCCGGAGGTTCTCCCGGGAGGCTGGAGGGAACGGCCAGGGTCACCCCGGCACGTCGGGCTCGGGGCACCCCGCTACCCCCACGGTGCACCCTAAGGATGGGCAAGAGGCAGGAATACCCccgggcagcggcagcggcacttctgcaggagctgcaggcagcgaAATAAAGATGCATTGCGCTCTGCCAGGCGTCAGCGTTATCTCCGTGTCTGTTTTCTCTCCATCCTCTGCTGTCTAAGGGAAAAGGAGGATGGATGAGGTTGTCTGCAGCATTAACTGTCCCTCCACCTCCAAAATAGTCCACCCTGATCGGGAACCCAGCGAAGGGGATggaccccccagcacccacgaTGTTTCCCACCCTTCCTCAGCCTTCAATCCACCATC
This window of the Buteo buteo chromosome 17, bButBut1.hap1.1, whole genome shotgun sequence genome carries:
- the LOC142041141 gene encoding uncharacterized protein LOC142041141, with product MVPGGPGWCLLVGLCALVPPATTQGGPEEDVTASVRTEELGYHLAQDGDPLRDPQRCGITFHAPSPCSPRGPPSSASREELDHLKNLLQDTKASLKDVETAAALEDNQTRYQDIIAEALPAIHGANLEFQESLDNVRRELEAHVAEADHPRTAEKKEKLRKGVRVVAHMLRLTGRLAQTLDATSRRLHAELSRRLQSSAAHAAANAEP